Proteins found in one Drosophila innubila isolate TH190305 chromosome X, UK_Dinn_1.0, whole genome shotgun sequence genomic segment:
- the LOC117793331 gene encoding translation machinery-associated protein 16 homolog, which produces MTNLRKELEKCKHPNSRKTKALGKKARRQNNKHKVRMGHAIKSNIMGEKLSWFLGQIEEGRTTPLSPQEFEDLIALYLQRFDEELEQIALKQSIGKHRANQHAARQDVIKITLERERNEYQSGGMELLNLCDAAKFKMLFDWDGSALSVQHLKLDLVSYNMLQRLKQATATQTEATTSSKASGDQMETA; this is translated from the exons ATG ACAAACTTGCGCAAGGAGCTAGAGAAATGCAAGCATCCCAACAGCCGAAAGACAAAGGCGCTAGGCAAAAAGGCGCGACgtcaaaacaacaaacacaaagtGCGCATGGGACATGCCATCAAAAGTAATATAATGGGAGAGAAATTGAGCTGGTTTCTCGGACAAATCGAAGAGGGACGCACAACGCCGCTGAGTCCGCAGGAATTTGAGGATTTGATTGCACTCTATCTGCAGCGTTTCGATGAGGAACTCGAGCAAATTGCACTCAAACAATCGATAGGCAAACATCGGGCTAATCAGCATGCGGCACGACAGGATGTTATCAAAATAACGCTGGAAAGGGAACGCAACGAGTATCAAAGTGGTGGCATGG AATTGTTGAATCTCTGCGATGCCGCCAAATTCAAAATGCTCTTCGATTGGGATGGCAGCGCATTGAGTGTGCAACATTTAAAGCTGGATTTGGTGTCATACAACATGTTGCAGCGGCTGaaacaggcaacagcaactcaAACTGAGGCAACGACGAGCAGCAAAGCAAGCGGAGATCAAATGGAAACGGCCTAA